In Silene latifolia isolate original U9 population chromosome 6, ASM4854445v1, whole genome shotgun sequence, the genomic window AGTGTGGTTGCGTCCACTGTGTTGATGATAAAGAATCGGAAGATCTTTAGTAGAGGTAATAAAATGCGTCTTTAGGCCGGATACGAGCTGGGTCCTAGCATGGGGTTTGTAGTTTGTACCCATATATACAAGCTGTTTAGCAGGTTTGAAACGGATTAAAGGCCAGGCTAATTTTTGAAAGTACATATGTTGGCAACGACTGAAAGTACGACAATGCGTGAAATGCTATAGATACTTCCCTTAAATCTTAATTAGCCTCATTTCTTATATTTTTGGATTATCCTTTAAAAATAGTGAATACAATAAGTTTTGCTGAACGGCCTTAGATGGGTAACATTTTGTCACAAATCGAAGACATGGTTAAATGTTATCCATTTAAGACAAAAATGTAATCATTTTGTGACTAGAGTCTTATATGAAGTAACTTTTTATAAAAACTTTGTGTGTTCATACTTAATTACTTCAAATTAGAAGAAGTTTGACTTTTAGATATATTTGGCAACATAACATAATCAACCGAATTTTCATGGTCAAAGTAATATTGCTGATGACCTCTCTCGTCAAATTACATAATACTAGTATTTGCGTATTTTGAAATGCGAAACCAAATGATGTAAAATGTTGACTCTACATTATTCGAACAACAGAACTTTGGTTAATAAGGTCTCATGCGTCGATATTTTTGAATTGTTTTTTTACATTTTATAGGATAAACTCAATAAAACAAATCTTTTATTCGTTCTTGATGTAAATATAAAGTAGCGACCTAAATTAAACTCACTAATATTTACATTACACTTTACACACGAATACAATTAACTCATCAAAAGAAAACTATTCATACAATATTCTTTGTACATATTTCTATAGAACAAGTATTAGTAGCAAAGTCAAAAGTTGATGTCATTtaattaattttgtattttaaagGAAATAAATATTATATCGCTCTAGTTTGAAGATAGAAAACCTACGACATTAGTTTGACCATGACAATAGAACCTAAAAAAGTGGTTAGGAAGTCTAAATTCTAAAAGTCTTGCTGGGCCAATTCACAAAGAGGGGGGAGGTGAGGCCGGTTGTCGGGAGGTGGAGAATAGGTGGTGATGAGGATTGTTTTGAGGTGTTTAGGAGGGAGTAAGGACTCAAAAAGGAGGTTTTGGAGACGGAAGTTTATGAAACTGTTCTTGGTATGAAGGAGGTGGTGTCCGAGCAAACTTTTACATGGATATAGTGAGGGATAGAGGTGGGCTATTGCACAGGTCAACGCGGTCTGATCCATCTCTCATGTCGTTAAAAACAAGACCTAGCTGGCCCGGTTGAGACCCGGTGCGACCGGATCGGCCTGGCTCCCTAGTTGGCtcattaaaaacaaaaataaaaataaaaaatgataatGGGATCTGTGGCCTTGCTCGACCATGACCTACCCAAGGGTCGGGTAAAGGTCAACCATCCCTGGAACCGACGTGGCCACTCACCCCACCTCAAGGCTTTATTTTTTTTGGGGAAGAAATCAACACTTACCTAAAAAAGCGAAAGTTACATATAACCTAAATGAACCTAAATGAGTGAGTAGATTTCATCCATGAATCTATCCAACGACAagttttattttaataaatatttttaTGCCAGGTAGCAAGAGAAGAGTACGTAAAACAATTACTCCTAGACTTATGAGTAAAAATAACAGAGTTTTATAAGGGAGAGCATTATCGTCTTACTAATTTTATAGAACTCAAATCAGGATTAAACCGGATGACATATACTCCGTACATAGAGTAGTAGAGAAGAAGAGAACAAGATAGGCTTGAGCCCACCACACTCCACCCttttaactcatttttatcattcattGTACAAAGTTTTTCATTTTTCAACTCTTATAATGTTTCGGTGTACCACCCCCTGTTTTCCACAATTAATAGACTATACACCGGTTGTAATATACCTATAATTAATGGTGTATAAGTACTAAAATTTCCGAGTTTTATTTTAAGGAACTTGAGTTATATAAGTTTCTGAACTCGCACATTTAAAcgtaaaaaaaataaactttaaaAAACTCGGAAAAATTACATATAAACTTGAATAAAGGTATACTTGTTGTACAATACTTAATATAAAACTGAAGATAGTAATAAtcttatttaccttttttttttttttttttttgaagaaatctATTTTCCATATTTTGTTTAATCCTTATCCTAATCAGAAACTATTTCTTACTTCTAATCTAATCCGGTGTGCTTTGAAAAAGTCCTTATATATAACCTTCAATTCCCCcagaatttgattcacacctctTTCAACACCTATCTATTTATCTATTTATCCCTCcaactttcatttgtttacattcctTGTTTTTCTCTCCAAATAAAACCCTACTAACCCACCATACACGCAACATCCAACCATCATAACCAACTCCAATATTTTTCCTAATTTAAGCACCAAAAAACCTTAAAAATTTTCAAGAACATGATGAAGACAAAAACCGCAAATCAAAACAAGTTCTTAAAGATCATAACAATGCCAATTAAAGCCCTAGCAAAGGCAAGAGACTTTTACGTAAGGAGCATGAACAATTACGCCGATAGAGTATATTACGGCCCGTATGGTGCGTCTGGTTGGGCAGGGACGAACTACGTCGATGCTTTCCCCAGGAGTGTTAGCACTAGTAGCGCAGTCAGGTCAAATGAAAGCGATGATTATAAGGAGCTTGTAAGGGCAGCTTCGACGTCGACCCTAGGAAACAGGGTTGATTTAGGGTCTATGCTCCCTAATAACTCTAGTACTAGGAAAGTTAGTACGAGTtcaagtcagagtcagagtccgAGTTCAGTGATGTTGTTGCAGCAACAAAAGGGAAATAACATGTTTAAGGGTGTTCCAAGGAGTGCTAGTGTTGGCATGGCGAAGATTGAAGAAGATAAACCTACTGAATTTGGTGAAACAGAACATAATGCTGCAACAGTTACTAAGAAGAAGTCTAGGTTTTTTCCAAGGAGTAAAAGTTATGCTGTTGCTGTTTCCTAATCATCGTATAATCTTCTTCCTTCgtccgatcatttgtttaccttttttattctttctgagatttaatctaaggtaaataaataaacgaTTGAGACGGAGGGGTAATTATCGGTATTAGATTATGTTTAATGCTATT contains:
- the LOC141586625 gene encoding uncharacterized protein LOC141586625, with product MMKTKTANQNKFLKIITMPIKALAKARDFYVRSMNNYADRVYYGPYGASGWAGTNYVDAFPRSVSTSSAVRSNESDDYKELVRAASTSTLGNRVDLGSMLPNNSSTRKVSTSSSQSQSPSSVMLLQQQKGNNMFKGVPRSASVGMAKIEEDKPTEFGETEHNAATVTKKKSRFFPRSKSYAVAVS